One window from the genome of Osmerus eperlanus chromosome 3, fOsmEpe2.1, whole genome shotgun sequence encodes:
- the LOC134016782 gene encoding olfactory receptor 1D2-like: protein MNNDSIILVFTLSGLEGLMDYRSVLFSLTLLWYCMIIMVNVVLIVTIIMDRNLHEPMYIFLCNLCINGLYGTAGFYPKFLLDLLSYSHVISYAGCLVQNVVIYSYACRDFSILSVMAYDRYVAICRPLQYHSVMTKQRVTQLVSFSWFVPLFLISMGTIFTSRLRLCGSHIQKLYCANGLIAQLSCSPTSWITSTTPSNSTALLITVTYFLHVVFIVCTYVYMVRSCLSSLVDRGKFMQTCVPHLISLFHVTVALLFDVLHTRLNGTSDLPQNLKNFLAIEFLVFPPLLNPLIYGLQLSKVRNRIQILCVQK from the coding sequence ATGAACAATGACTCCATTATCCTTGTGTTCACCCTTTCTGGATTGGAAGGATTAATGGACTATAGAAGCGtactcttctctctcactttactGTGGTACTGTATGATAATTATGGTAAATGTTGTTCTCATTGTTACTATTATCATGGACAGGAATCTCCATGAGCCCATGTACATCTTCCTGTGTAATCTGTGTATAAATGGGCTTTATGGGACTGCAGGATTCTACCCCAAGTTCCTGCTGGATTTACTGTCATACTCTCATGTCATCTCTTATGCAGGATGTCTGGTTCAAAATGTTGTCATTTATTCATATGCTTGTAGGGATTTTTCTATTCTATCAGTGATGGCATATGACAGGTACGTAGCAATATGTAGGCCACTGCAGTATCACTCTGTCATGACTAAGCAGCGTGTAACTCAGTTAGTCTCTTTCTCCTGGTTTGTTCCTTTGTTTCTTATTTCTATGGGTACAATATTTACTTCCAGACTTAGGTTGTGTGgctcacacatacaaaaactCTACTGTGCCAATGGGTTGATTGCTCAGCTGTCATGTTCTCCGACCAGTTGGATTACATCAACAACACCAAGTAATTCAACTGCTCTTCTAATAACAGTGACTTATTTCCTCCATGTTGTTTTCATAGTGTGTACCTATGTGTATATGGTCAGATCGTGTTTGAGTTCTTTAGTGGACAGGGGAAAGTTTATGCAGACCTGTGTGCCACATTTAATATCATTGTTCCACGTCACAGTTGCTTTGCTTTTTGATGTATTGCACACACGACTCAATGGCACAAGTGATTTACCTCAAAACCTTAAGAATTTCTTGGCCATAGAGTTTCTTGTATTTCCTCCACTGCTTAACCCCCTGATTTACGGTCTTCAGCTTTCAAAAGTTAGAAATAGAATACAGATTTTATGTGTGCAAAAATAA
- the LOC134017524 gene encoding T-cell surface antigen CD2-like codes for MALSELLSLTLLWMLVEGAVEETVYGAVGTSQVLNSGTLGLVSDESSIHLRWVHHSHRSTVVYDSKKGQGQRGQTTAELHLLLEHLQLEDTGRYTATIYDNEGRLLKSTTIILHVLSPVSKPRVTHNCSSASARLLCDVGNDVKVNVSWRLNGQETGEAGLTLSVSDKKIRPGDKYACLVKNRVSEEKSEDVHPECTDEYTEASSSVLLFGLERWISVTILAGLTILIFIIIIICVCVFMSWQRKNPVDEEEVIRRATLTKQHCQATLHQRCPPPGAQGGARPQNRSPTLPTSNSQRQARPKPPEQLSILVQPQLTVRRTAPRTNRS; via the exons ATGGCCCTGTCAGAACTCTTGTCGCTCACTCTCCTCTGGATGCTGGTGGAAG GTGCTGTCGAGGAGACTGTGTATGGTGCTGTGGGGACCAGCCAAGTCCTCAATTCTGGAACCTTAGGCCTGGTGAGCGATGAATCATCCATCCACCTGCGCTGGGTCCACCACTCCCACCGCTCTACTGTGGTGTATGACAGCAAGAAGGGACAAGGCCAGAGAGGCCAGACCACAGCAGAGCTTCACCTGCTCCTAGAGCACCTGCAGCTGGAAGACACAGGGAGGTACACAGCAACCATCTACGACAACGAGGGCCGTCTCTTGAAAAGCACAACCATTATTTTACATGTCCTAT CTCCTGTGTCTAAACCCAGAGTCACACACAACTGTAGCAGCGCGTCAGCCAGGCTCCTGTGTGATGTAGGCAATGATGTCAAGGTGAACGTGTCCTGGAGACTGAACggacaggaaacaggagagGCAGGACTGACTCTGTCTGTCAGTGACAAGAAGATCCGACCTGGGGACAAATATGCATGTCTGGTGAAAAACAGAGTGAGTGAAGAGAAGAGTGAAGATGTCCACCCTGAATGCACAG ATGAGTACACAGAGGCCTCTTCTTCCGTGTTGCTGTTTGGTCTGGAGCGCTGGATCTCAGTAACCATTCTGGCGGGTTTGACCATCctgatcttcatcatcatcatcatctgtgtgtgtgtgttcatgagctGGCAGCGCAAGAATCCTGTTGACG AAGAGGAGGTAATACGACGGGCCACCCTGACCAAACAACATTGCCAAGCAACCCTCCACCAACGCTGCCCTCCACCCGGAGCCCAAGGTGGAGCACGACCCCAAAACAGATCTCCAACCCTACCCACAAGTAACTCCCAGCGCCAGGCTCGACCCAAACCTCCAGAGCAACTATCCATTTTGGTTCAACCACAACTGACGGTCAGACGGACAGCACCTCGAACCAATAGGAGCTAA